A portion of the Kazachstania africana CBS 2517 chromosome 2, complete genome genome contains these proteins:
- the GID8 gene encoding glucose-induced degradation complex subunit GID8 (similar to Saccharomyces cerevisiae GID8 (YMR135C); ancestral locus Anc_2.396): MTTTSKDKVDTNSATKYTRKSFSKNEWKEKVLADKFVINELIYNNNNTCTTTAIPTTISSTSKRSNILSTVSNKEPSLSKLLLNYFITMAHEESSIRMAKELNYIKNNKDLLEFNSLFKIKERSVIIHLIKSGNINGAMDNINKSFGLSVLESINDENSTVTNNNSNNDNNDNNEAILTFNEFDETNQEYEEDDLHFKLLLLNLVEMIRTYRNEKKSNENDDEFILNLINYSKEKLALKASTNKHHMEELELTITLLLFPINDNSNIKLPKNLKNLYSLSLRSKIANSVNKKLLEHIHPYITNQSKFPDFVGGLTDSDYNKASITNITKNISKYKPIIRTNTNKTKEIIAASMEIKRQELSGNKEINDIQNNSMDSQFGSISNSNNYWAQTKQTLFNNFNDINSHYDNSLKDKTLISSDSSSSSSSSSSDTASNSKKKFVRNNNFFNNISNYQYEARLIQLMKLWAWCENELHAHDIGVPRVEDDNV, translated from the coding sequence ATGACTACCACATCTAAGGATAAAGTCGATACTAACAGTGCAACCAAATATACAAGAAAATCATTCTCCAAAAATGAATGGAAAGAGAAGGTATTGGCTGATAAATTCGTCATTAATGAGTTAATctacaataataataatacttgTACTACTACTGCTATTCCAACGACTATTAGCTCCACTTCCAAACGAAGTAATATTCTATCGACAGTGTCGAATAAAGAaccttcattatcaaaattattactCAATTATTTCATCACAATGGCTCATGAAGAATCAAGTATAAGAATGGCAAAAGAGTTGAATTacattaaaaataataaggatcttttggaatttaatagtcttttcaaaattaagGAAAGATCTGTTATTATACATCTCATTAAATCAGGCAATATAAATGGCGCAATggataatattaataaatcGTTCGGTTTGAGTGTTCTGGAAAGTATCAACGATGAGAACTCCACTGTTACTAATAACAACAGTAACAacgataataatgataataatgaagcAATATTGacttttaatgaatttgatgaaactaatcaagaatatgaagaagatgatttacatttcaaattgttaCTACTAAATTTAGTAGAAATGATTAGAACTTATagaaatgagaaaaaatcgaatgaaaatgatgatgaatttatcttaaatttgatcaattactcaaaggaaaaattggCATTAAAAGCATCAACAAATAAACATCATatggaagaattagaattGACTATAACTCTTTTATTATTCCCTATCAATGATAATTCAAACATTAAATTGcctaaaaatttgaaaaatttatattctttatCACTACGTTCTAAAATTGCTAATTCTgtcaataaaaaattattagaacaTATTCATCCATACATAACAAATCAATCTAAATTTCCAGATTTTGTTGGTGGGTTAACAGATTCAGATTATAATAAAGCCTCAATAACAAATATTAccaaaaatatatcaaagtATAAACCAATAATAAGAACAAATACTAATAAGACAAAAGAGATTATTGCAGCTTCAATGGAAATCAAAAGACAAGAGTTAAGTGGgaataaagaaatcaatgatattcaaaataattcaatggATTCTCAATTCGGTTCAATAAGCAATTCAAATAACTATTGGGCACAGACAAAACAAACCttgttcaataatttcaatgacattAATTCACACTATGATAATTCTTTAAAGGATAAAACATTGATAAGCAGTGATTCATCCTCgtcatcgtcatcttcttcctctgATACTGCctcaaattcaaagaagaaatttgtcagaaataacaattttttcaacaacATCTCAAATTATCAGTACGAAGCTAGATTAATACAGCTAATGAAATTATGGGCTTGGtgtgaaaatgaattacaTGCTCACGATATCGGCGTTCCTCGAGTGGAAGATGATAATgtataa